One Streptomyces sp. RPA4-2 genomic window carries:
- a CDS encoding ABC transporter permease: protein MSSSLSLAVRDSSTMLRRNLLHARRYPSLTLNLLLTPVMLLLLFVYIFGDTMSGGAGRSAYIAYIVPGILLMTIGSTVVGTAVSVATDMNEGIIARFRTMAIHRGSVLFGHVVGSVLQAIISVVLVGAVGVAMGFRSTDATVVEWLAAFGLLVLFALAFTWIAVGMGMGSPNAEAASNNAMPLILLPLISSAFVPLDSMPGWFQPIAEYQPFTPAIETLRGLLLGTGIGNNWWIALAWCLGLSVLGHRWSKAQFDRDPK, encoded by the coding sequence ATGAGCTCTTCCCTCTCCCTCGCCGTGCGCGACTCGTCGACGATGCTGCGCCGCAACCTGCTCCATGCCCGCCGCTACCCCTCCCTCACCCTCAACCTGCTGCTCACCCCCGTCATGCTGCTGCTGCTCTTCGTCTACATCTTCGGCGACACCATGAGCGGCGGCGCGGGCCGCTCCGCCTATATCGCCTACATCGTGCCGGGCATCCTGCTGATGACGATCGGGTCCACGGTGGTCGGCACCGCCGTGTCCGTGGCCACCGACATGAACGAGGGCATCATCGCCCGCTTCCGCACGATGGCCATCCACCGCGGGTCCGTGCTGTTCGGACACGTCGTCGGCAGCGTGCTGCAGGCGATCATCAGCGTCGTCCTCGTCGGCGCCGTCGGCGTCGCCATGGGCTTCCGCTCCACCGACGCCACCGTGGTGGAATGGCTGGCGGCATTCGGGTTGCTGGTGCTCTTCGCGCTGGCGTTCACCTGGATCGCGGTCGGCATGGGCATGGGCAGCCCCAATGCCGAAGCGGCCAGCAACAACGCCATGCCGCTGATCCTCCTGCCCCTCATCTCCAGCGCCTTCGTCCCCCTGGACTCCATGCCCGGCTGGTTCCAGCCCATCGCCGAGTACCAGCCCTTCACCCCCGCCATCGAAACCCTCCGCGGACTCCTCCTCGGCACCGGGATCGGAAACAACTGGTGGATCGCCCTCGCCTGGTGCCTGGGCCTGAGCGTCCTCGGCCACCGCTGGTCGAAGGCACAGTTCGACCGCGACCCCAAGTAG
- a CDS encoding ATP-binding cassette domain-containing protein encodes MTDLAIAAYGLRKSYGDKVVLDGVDLTVPEGSVFALLGPNGAGKTTAVKILSTLISPDAGSGQIHVGGHDLASRAQAARAVIGVTGQFSAVDGLITGEENMLLMADLHHLSKAEGRRTAAELLERFDLVEAAKKPASTYSGGMKRRLDIAMTLVGGPRIIFLDEPTTGLDPRSRHTMWQIIRELVTGGTTVFLTTQYLEEADELADRIAVLHDGKTAAEGTAEELKRLIPGGHVRLRFTDPAAYQSAALALREASRDDEALALQIPSDGTQRALRSLLDRLDSTGIEADELTVHTPDLDDVFFALTDTTTVPNQPNQPAQAKEALR; translated from the coding sequence ATGACTGACCTGGCCATCGCGGCGTACGGGTTGCGCAAGTCCTACGGTGACAAGGTCGTGCTCGACGGCGTCGACCTGACGGTCCCCGAGGGCAGCGTCTTCGCCCTGCTCGGCCCCAACGGTGCCGGCAAGACCACCGCCGTCAAGATTCTCTCCACGCTCATCAGCCCCGACGCCGGCTCCGGCCAGATCCACGTCGGCGGCCACGACCTCGCCTCCCGGGCGCAGGCCGCACGCGCCGTGATCGGTGTCACCGGCCAGTTCTCCGCCGTCGACGGTCTGATCACCGGCGAGGAGAACATGCTCCTCATGGCGGACCTGCACCACCTGTCCAAGGCCGAGGGCCGGCGCACCGCCGCCGAACTCCTGGAGCGCTTCGACCTGGTGGAGGCGGCGAAGAAGCCCGCCTCCACCTACTCCGGCGGCATGAAGCGCCGCCTGGACATCGCGATGACGCTGGTCGGCGGCCCGCGCATCATCTTCCTCGACGAGCCGACCACCGGACTCGACCCGCGCTCGCGGCACACCATGTGGCAGATCATCCGCGAACTCGTCACCGGCGGTACCACGGTCTTCCTCACCACCCAGTACCTGGAGGAGGCCGACGAACTCGCCGACCGCATCGCGGTGCTCCACGACGGGAAGACCGCCGCGGAGGGCACAGCCGAGGAACTCAAGCGGCTGATCCCCGGCGGACACGTCCGGCTCCGCTTCACCGATCCGGCCGCCTACCAGTCCGCCGCCCTCGCACTGCGCGAGGCGTCCCGGGACGACGAAGCCCTCGCCCTGCAGATCCCCAGCGACGGCACCCAGCGCGCACTGCGCTCCCTCCTCGACCGGCTCGACTCCACCGGCATCGAGGCCGACGAACTGACCGTGCACACCCCCGACCTCGACGACGTCTTCTTCGCCCTGACCGACACCACCACGGTGCCCAACCAGCCCAACCAGCCGGCTCAGGCCAAGGAGGCCCTGCGATGA
- a CDS encoding DUF4097 family beta strand repeat-containing protein has product MQKFDTPAPVSAVLDIPAGRIQFIAADRSDTTVEVLPANPSKSRDVKAADQIQVAYDDGVLRIEAPEVKNRILGNSGSVEVTVQLPVGSRVEAKAAAGEFRGVGRLGDVAFEGAQGTVKLDETAGARLTLMAGDISVGRLGGPAEISTQKGDLNIAEATRGTVTLRTESGDITVGAARGVSASLDAGTGYGRINNTLQNADGTPGLTIQATTAQGDITARSI; this is encoded by the coding sequence ATGCAGAAGTTCGACACCCCCGCCCCCGTCTCGGCCGTCCTCGACATCCCCGCGGGACGCATCCAGTTCATCGCCGCCGACCGCTCCGACACCACCGTTGAGGTCCTGCCCGCGAACCCCTCGAAGAGCCGCGACGTGAAGGCCGCGGACCAGATCCAGGTCGCCTACGACGACGGCGTCCTGCGCATCGAGGCACCGGAGGTGAAGAACCGGATCCTGGGCAACTCCGGTTCTGTCGAGGTGACCGTCCAGCTTCCCGTCGGCTCACGCGTCGAGGCGAAGGCGGCCGCCGGCGAGTTCCGGGGCGTCGGACGCCTGGGCGACGTCGCCTTCGAGGGGGCCCAGGGCACGGTCAAACTCGACGAGACCGCAGGTGCCCGCCTCACCCTCATGGCCGGCGACATCTCCGTCGGCCGGCTCGGCGGCCCCGCGGAGATCAGCACTCAGAAGGGTGACCTGAACATCGCCGAGGCCACACGCGGCACCGTCACCCTGCGCACCGAGTCGGGTGACATCACGGTCGGCGCCGCCCGCGGCGTCTCCGCCTCCCTGGACGCCGGCACCGGCTACGGCCGGATCAACAACACGCTCCAGAACGCCGACGGCACCCCGGGTCTGACCATCCAGGCGACCACCGCCCAGGGCGACATCACCGCTCGCAGCATCTGA